In Methylomagnum ishizawai, one DNA window encodes the following:
- a CDS encoding metallophosphoesterase family protein translates to MDGEFHVALTRAISIEFGQELQQHQSTFTAMNTSASDQSIVWLHLSDLHLKDIKSAGVYRTQLETDLLNELNVPRLDYLVISGDIGDYAEKAEYAAAFDLVDGLMKRFGLTHDQLVIVPGNHDLNWKLSEKSYAFIPKSKTPDPLLKEYLPAGEAGSLKRSEPKYQKRFSVFNDHFYKKLLALDYPLQYEEQFAWIEQPEHRLLFVGFNSAWEIDHHYKQRSGINPQALAQAINRLHDGNYAGWLKIAVWHHPVTGPEAMEDAFLQQLTTNGFQVCMHGHIHKAQENFYKYDDARGIHIIGAGTFGAPAKDQVPGIPLQYNLIKFDPYSATLTVYTRKKEEPNGAWSADARWGDKNAPKSWYNFKVPRYKSGDQINHGPGPAPNPGTVCDAIRSEIREAIKKLLGKPALQEVRKALINAQAEPRLDPEAWLVPCGAGPFPIEEKIDTLHDAVRDGLQAVKEGQPHLLKPARDDAKEALERLLVLAVPDAWAQIGTQHLGSGQRKVDIPEKLPLWAEVAQGRVNGNCPQLALKEDGIGVFAPNHLDHDELERGLTHQDALVETLRLIWLKVQKCEPPTDLNWQRQLSKTLVRRAKDGERYHITIPHDRYAAISANPVWAEKLGDTLAHFGIFVYATGVGDPVLIVPEDDLLVAIREYLRLLRKYE, encoded by the coding sequence ATGGATGGTGAATTTCATGTGGCGCTGACGAGGGCAATCTCCATAGAATTCGGCCAAGAACTCCAACAACATCAATCCACATTCACCGCCATGAACACATCCGCTTCCGATCAGAGCATTGTTTGGCTGCACCTGTCCGATTTGCACTTAAAGGACATTAAATCCGCCGGGGTTTACCGAACCCAACTTGAAACCGACTTGCTCAACGAGCTGAACGTGCCCAGGTTGGACTATTTAGTCATTTCAGGGGATATAGGCGATTATGCCGAGAAAGCGGAGTATGCCGCCGCTTTCGACTTGGTCGATGGACTCATGAAGCGGTTTGGACTCACGCACGATCAATTGGTAATCGTACCGGGAAATCATGACTTGAATTGGAAGTTGTCGGAAAAATCTTATGCATTTATACCAAAAAGCAAAACTCCAGACCCCTTGCTCAAGGAATATTTACCAGCCGGTGAAGCAGGCTCCCTCAAGCGGAGCGAACCCAAGTATCAAAAACGCTTTTCTGTTTTCAATGACCACTTTTATAAAAAGCTCCTTGCCTTGGACTATCCATTGCAATATGAGGAGCAATTTGCTTGGATTGAACAGCCCGAACACCGGTTGTTATTCGTTGGGTTCAATTCCGCATGGGAAATAGACCATCATTACAAGCAAAGATCGGGCATTAACCCTCAAGCTTTGGCGCAAGCGATTAACCGCCTACATGATGGTAATTACGCTGGCTGGCTAAAAATCGCCGTATGGCATCATCCCGTCACCGGCCCCGAAGCCATGGAAGACGCTTTCCTGCAACAATTAACCACCAATGGTTTTCAGGTATGTATGCATGGGCATATCCACAAAGCCCAGGAAAATTTTTACAAGTATGATGACGCCCGAGGAATCCATATTATCGGTGCAGGTACTTTCGGGGCACCCGCCAAGGATCAAGTTCCTGGCATCCCCCTGCAATATAACCTGATAAAATTTGATCCTTATTCCGCTACGCTTACGGTTTATACCCGCAAAAAGGAAGAACCTAACGGCGCGTGGTCAGCGGATGCCCGTTGGGGAGATAAGAACGCCCCTAAATCCTGGTACAACTTTAAAGTTCCGAGATATAAAAGCGGCGACCAGATCAACCACGGACCTGGGCCAGCGCCCAATCCAGGCACGGTATGCGACGCCATCCGGTCGGAAATCAGGGAAGCCATCAAGAAACTACTCGGCAAACCCGCCTTGCAAGAAGTCCGCAAGGCTTTGATAAACGCGCAAGCGGAACCTCGCCTTGATCCAGAGGCTTGGCTGGTTCCCTGCGGGGCGGGGCCGTTTCCCATCGAGGAGAAAATCGACACCCTGCACGATGCCGTCCGCGATGGCCTGCAAGCTGTGAAGGAAGGACAGCCGCATCTTCTGAAACCCGCCCGCGATGATGCCAAGGAAGCCCTGGAAAGGCTGCTGGTCCTGGCGGTGCCCGACGCCTGGGCGCAGATCGGAACCCAACACCTCGGGAGCGGACAGCGCAAAGTGGATATCCCGGAAAAGCTGCCGCTCTGGGCGGAAGTGGCCCAAGGGCGGGTCAATGGGAACTGTCCGCAGTTGGCGCTGAAGGAAGACGGCATCGGGGTATTCGCGCCCAACCACCTGGACCACGACGAACTGGAGCGGGGACTGACCCACCAGGACGCGCTGGTGGAAACCCTGCGCTTGATCTGGCTCAAGGTCCAGAAGTGCGAGCCGCCCACCGATCTGAACTGGCAGCGGCAATTGTCGAAGACCCTGGTGCGTAGGGCCAAGGACGGGGAGCGCTACCACATCACCATACCGCACGACCGCTATGCGGCCATTTCCGCCAATCCCGTCTGGGCCGAGAAGTTGGGCGACACCCTGGCCCATTTCGGTATTTTCGTATACGCCACGGGCGTGGGCGATCCGGTTCTGATCGTGCCGGAGGACGACTTGCTGGTCGCCATCCGCGAATATCTCCGCTTGCTGAGGAAATACGAATGA
- a CDS encoding AAA family ATPase produces MTLHSYPEKLDLPKLGSWPESVHQFEPDAIHALQAAEAAGRPLLVRGEPGMGKSQLARAAAVATGRLFLAVVVNARTECQDLQWRFDAVARLGEAQILAGADGSERLSRLQPARFLGPGPLWWALDFESALAQWQQCHNPAEPIPEQPKDWTPAKGSVVLIDEIDKADSDLPNSLLETLGNGDFSVPYLGGSVRRASLVPPPLVVITTNEERELPAAFLRRCLVLPLSLPEDVAGFLCGRGAAHFPEDHRDENQRSTKAVREAAARLLIEDRQTALDQGWPPPGQAEYLDLLRAVCAMKPGDEAGQLGLLDILRRFVLRKSPGQGL; encoded by the coding sequence ATGACCCTGCACTCCTACCCCGAGAAACTCGACCTCCCCAAACTCGGCTCCTGGCCCGAATCCGTCCACCAGTTCGAGCCGGACGCCATCCACGCCTTGCAGGCAGCGGAAGCGGCGGGCCGCCCCTTGCTGGTCCGGGGCGAACCGGGCATGGGCAAGAGCCAGTTGGCGCGGGCGGCGGCGGTGGCGACCGGGCGCTTGTTCCTGGCGGTGGTGGTCAACGCCCGCACCGAATGCCAGGACTTGCAATGGCGGTTCGATGCGGTGGCGCGGCTGGGCGAGGCGCAAATCCTCGCGGGCGCGGACGGCAGCGAGCGGCTGTCCCGCTTGCAGCCTGCACGCTTCCTCGGCCCCGGCCCGTTGTGGTGGGCGCTGGATTTCGAGTCGGCCTTGGCGCAGTGGCAGCAATGCCACAACCCCGCCGAGCCGATTCCCGAGCAACCCAAGGATTGGACCCCGGCAAAGGGCAGCGTGGTATTGATCGACGAGATCGACAAGGCCGATTCCGACCTGCCCAACAGCCTGCTGGAAACCCTGGGCAACGGCGATTTCAGCGTGCCCTACCTGGGCGGGTCGGTGCGCCGGGCGTCCTTGGTGCCGCCGCCCTTGGTGGTCATCACCACCAACGAGGAACGGGAACTGCCCGCCGCCTTCCTGCGCCGCTGCTTGGTGTTGCCCTTGTCCCTGCCGGAGGACGTGGCCGGTTTCCTGTGCGGGCGGGGCGCGGCGCATTTCCCGGAGGACCATCGGGACGAGAACCAGCGCAGTACCAAAGCCGTCCGGGAAGCCGCCGCCCGGCTCTTGATCGAAGACCGGCAAACGGCCCTCGACCAGGGCTGGCCGCCGCCCGGTCAGGCCGAATATCTGGACCTGCTGCGGGCGGTGTGCGCGATGAAGCCGGGGGATGAGGCCGGACAACTCGGATTGCTCGACATCCTGCGGCGTTTCGTGCTGAGGAAATCCCCCGGCCAGGGGCTTTGA
- a CDS encoding formylglycine-generating enzyme family protein has product MRPQIGRADLLRCLHGQDPEALDALAAAVGYEPRVVIEPKPVLATMNLTLDDFVVKVETTITPPPARTPQAQFLRPLSRRRLTAEEAVHEVPSWYEEAEPFAEDDPEISAPKGARPPRPPPLMPWPRLWPFLKLALGEVLESHRPDLPKLVDAVSQGRWLRRLPRQRWAGWARDCQLLIDFAEPLRPFWGDFNELKARLPVLRGRAGLGVAAFPEGDPLGPCWLDGAQGWERERDYRLPPPGTPVLVLSDLGGYDATGQRRRRWLRFGLRLKAAGCRPVALMPCPPHRWDAELARLFRPAGWDRNARPPRRLGRLPPLVGGGDADAVERLLGLLSPAIRVEPALLRCARWLLPAGQADVGAEAEAWNHPDAHATLAAFYYEPGTAARHRERFRAEPEPLRSGMARLIREHHVHLSPAIALEEARVLALLLERAALEPDEAEPARRFVERLAKTCGVDSGGLGGSARSWIARVGEREQPAEFWARTPGLEAGWVLAHRERLLRGEIQPPPGLQPLRVSWALGGAGKPEAWALWQRGPALIAKPSGVNAQGSLIATLETGVSLLLVSDPGEPDAPERPVPLAGPIPLVELPDRFRLRTDREEWEFDLVTKPDWARKMGRDRQGLWVEVETAPEILRLYWRPPGTKAGESGRSKGTWGCFSALGRDEYGLYADLKVDSVEYANVNTPVNEPLATFKEIIQRFRWIAPGTFLMGSPEDEPERRENESPRHAVTLTRGFWLADTACPQALWEAVMGNNPSRFQDPERPVEQVTWHDAQAFLRKLEGLLPGVRADLPTEAEWEYACRAGTETALYSGPIEILGENNAPALDPIAWYGGNSGVGFDLANGYGSTGWPGKQYPDSPSGTHPVRRKRANPWGLYDMLGNVWEWCADGPRDYGTEPVVDTIGPQEAERARAVRGGSWLGNARWLRSAYRYAFDPGRAFDSLGFRPCLRSIKPG; this is encoded by the coding sequence ATGCGGCCCCAGATTGGCCGGGCGGATTTGCTGCGTTGCCTGCACGGCCAAGACCCGGAAGCCTTGGACGCGCTGGCGGCGGCGGTGGGTTATGAACCTCGCGTCGTTATCGAACCGAAGCCTGTCTTGGCGACTATGAATCTCACCCTCGACGATTTCGTAGTCAAAGTCGAGACAACCATCACGCCACCTCCCGCCCGGACACCCCAAGCCCAATTCCTCCGCCCCCTCAGCCGTCGCCGCCTGACGGCGGAGGAAGCCGTCCACGAAGTGCCGTCCTGGTACGAGGAGGCCGAACCTTTCGCCGAAGACGATCCCGAAATCTCCGCGCCCAAGGGTGCCCGTCCGCCGCGCCCGCCGCCCTTGATGCCCTGGCCGAGGCTGTGGCCGTTCCTCAAACTGGCGCTGGGGGAGGTCTTGGAATCGCACCGCCCGGACCTGCCCAAGCTGGTGGACGCGGTGTCCCAAGGGCGTTGGCTGCGGCGCTTGCCGCGCCAGCGCTGGGCGGGCTGGGCGCGGGATTGCCAGTTGCTCATCGACTTCGCCGAGCCGTTGCGGCCCTTCTGGGGCGATTTCAACGAGTTAAAGGCGCGGCTGCCGGTACTGCGCGGACGGGCGGGATTGGGGGTGGCGGCTTTCCCGGAAGGCGACCCGCTGGGGCCGTGCTGGCTGGACGGGGCGCAGGGCTGGGAACGGGAGCGCGATTACCGCTTGCCGCCGCCCGGTACGCCGGTGCTGGTGTTGAGCGACCTGGGCGGCTACGACGCCACCGGGCAGCGCCGCCGCCGTTGGTTGCGCTTCGGGCTGCGGTTGAAGGCGGCGGGCTGCCGTCCGGTGGCGCTGATGCCCTGCCCGCCGCACCGCTGGGATGCCGAGCTGGCCCGGCTGTTCCGGCCCGCTGGCTGGGATCGCAACGCCCGCCCGCCGCGCCGTCTGGGCCGGTTGCCGCCGTTGGTCGGGGGTGGCGATGCCGACGCCGTGGAGCGCTTGCTAGGCCTGTTGTCGCCCGCCATCCGGGTGGAACCGGCCTTGTTGCGCTGTGCCCGCTGGCTGCTCCCGGCGGGACAGGCCGATGTGGGCGCTGAGGCGGAGGCGTGGAACCATCCCGACGCGCACGCCACCCTGGCGGCGTTCTACTACGAGCCGGGCACGGCGGCCCGCCACCGGGAGCGCTTCCGGGCCGAACCGGAGCCGCTCCGGTCGGGCATGGCGCGGCTGATCCGGGAGCATCATGTCCATTTATCCCCGGCTATCGCCTTGGAGGAGGCGCGGGTTTTGGCGCTGTTGTTGGAGCGGGCAGCATTGGAACCGGATGAAGCGGAACCAGCGCGGCGGTTCGTGGAGCGCTTGGCGAAGACTTGCGGCGTGGATTCGGGCGGACTGGGCGGTTCGGCGCGTAGCTGGATCGCCCGCGTGGGCGAGCGGGAACAGCCCGCCGAGTTTTGGGCGCGGACTCCTGGGCTGGAAGCCGGTTGGGTGCTGGCCCACCGGGAGCGGCTGCTACGCGGCGAAATCCAGCCTCCGCCGGGATTACAGCCTTTGCGGGTTTCCTGGGCATTGGGTGGCGCGGGAAAACCGGAAGCCTGGGCCTTGTGGCAGCGGGGTCCGGCCCTGATTGCCAAACCCAGCGGGGTAAATGCGCAAGGCTCTTTAATAGCCACCTTGGAAACCGGCGTGTCCCTTTTGCTGGTTTCCGATCCGGGGGAACCCGACGCGCCCGAACGTCCCGTTCCCCTGGCCGGGCCGATTCCGCTCGTTGAATTGCCCGACCGTTTCCGGCTACGCACCGACCGGGAGGAATGGGAGTTCGATCTGGTGACCAAACCGGATTGGGCGAGAAAAATGGGCCGGGATCGGCAAGGGTTATGGGTGGAAGTCGAAACAGCACCGGAAATCTTGCGCCTGTATTGGCGTCCACCGGGGACGAAAGCGGGTGAAAGTGGCCGGAGCAAGGGAACTTGGGGCTGTTTCTCGGCGTTAGGCAGGGACGAATATGGCCTTTATGCCGACCTAAAAGTCGACTCCGTGGAGTATGCGAATGTTAATACGCCGGTTAACGAACCACTTGCCACGTTCAAAGAAATCATCCAGCGCTTCCGGTGGATCGCGCCGGGCACTTTCCTGATGGGATCGCCCGAGGATGAACCAGAGCGAAGGGAAAACGAAAGCCCGCGCCACGCGGTGACGCTAACGCGGGGTTTCTGGCTGGCGGACACGGCCTGCCCGCAAGCGCTATGGGAGGCGGTGATGGGCAACAACCCCAGCCGTTTCCAAGACCCCGAGCGCCCGGTGGAACAAGTGACCTGGCACGACGCGCAAGCGTTCCTGCGCAAGCTGGAAGGACTGCTGCCGGGCGTGCGAGCGGACCTGCCGACGGAGGCGGAATGGGAATATGCCTGCCGGGCCGGAACGGAGACGGCGCTTTACAGCGGGCCTATCGAGATATTGGGCGAGAACAATGCCCCGGCGCTGGACCCGATCGCGTGGTACGGGGGGAATAGCGGGGTGGGATTCGACCTCGCCAACGGTTACGGCTCGACGGGCTGGCCGGGAAAGCAATATCCCGACTCTCCATCTGGGACGCATCCGGTGAGGCGGAAGCGGGCGAATCCATGGGGCCTGTACGACATGCTGGGGAATGTCTGGGAATGGTGCGCGGACGGGCCGCGCGATTATGGCACCGAACCCGTGGTGGATACTATCGGCCCGCAGGAGGCAGAGCGGGCGCGCGCCGTGCGCGGCGGCTCCTGGCTCGGCAACGCCAGGTGGCTGCGCTCCGCCTACCGCTACGCCTTCGACCCCGGCCGCGCCTTCGACTCCCTGGGCTTCCGCCCGTGCCTGAGGTCCATCAAGCCCGGCTAG
- a CDS encoding antA/AntB antirepressor family protein, which yields MNDQNLVPVFTGELNGQPVQLVNARDLYGFLEVARDFSTWIKKRLKDGGFIQDQDYLLTQTGEQLPSGTKHRIDYHLTLETAKHIGMMERNDKGHEVRCYFIECERKAHAAAALPPPPEPAARISERIFTDFDYGIEAVAAVNQFIQACLDAARSGQPLPKLGELRDKIADGLCVYALHERRYLVSFGGPVRVTPLPESATVLDPHNPKDMSAAVGQLVPVGMIPEIVNLCVRRLAGKGD from the coding sequence ATGAACGATCAAAATCTCGTGCCGGTTTTCACCGGCGAACTCAACGGACAGCCCGTCCAACTCGTCAATGCCCGTGATCTTTATGGCTTCCTGGAAGTCGCCCGCGACTTTTCCACCTGGATCAAGAAGCGTCTGAAGGATGGCGGCTTTATCCAGGATCAGGACTACCTGCTCACCCAAACGGGGGAGCAGCTTCCCAGCGGAACGAAGCATCGCATCGACTATCACCTCACCCTCGAAACCGCCAAGCATATCGGCATGATGGAGCGGAACGACAAGGGCCATGAAGTGCGCTGTTATTTCATCGAATGCGAGCGCAAGGCCCACGCCGCCGCAGCCCTGCCACCCCCGCCCGAACCCGCCGCCCGGATCAGCGAGCGGATTTTCACCGACTTCGACTACGGCATCGAGGCGGTGGCGGCGGTCAACCAGTTCATCCAAGCCTGCCTCGACGCCGCCCGCAGCGGCCAACCCCTGCCCAAGCTCGGCGAACTCCGCGACAAGATCGCCGATGGCCTGTGCGTCTACGCCCTGCACGAGCGCCGCTATCTGGTCTCGTTCGGCGGGCCGGTCCGGGTGACGCCCCTGCCCGAGTCCGCCACCGTCCTCGACCCGCACAACCCCAAGGACATGAGTGCCGCCGTGGGCCAACTGGTGCCGGTGGGCATGATTCCCGAGATTGTGAATTTGTGCGTGCGGCGGCTGGCGGGGAAAGGGGATTGA
- a CDS encoding formylglycine-generating enzyme family protein yields MAPPSPLFPDPFPAPWADEWFEDEYGLGMVLALGEARQCFRWIPPGRFLMGSPEDEPERFDNETQHVVILSRGYWLADTSCTQNLWQAVVGSNNSRFRNDFTKPVERVSWEEVKTFISKLNQIVPNLVARLPTESEWEYACRAGTSTSFTFGNNITPEEVNYNGKFPYAGGGEGMFRDKTVPVKSLPPNIWGLYEMHGNIWEWCADWYSNYPNGEIIDPFGPPQGTHRTLRGGSWIDDGGHARSACRGKNLPGDHSDLIGFRLALG; encoded by the coding sequence ATGGCCCCACCCTCCCCGCTGTTCCCCGATCCCTTCCCGGCCCCTTGGGCGGACGAATGGTTTGAGGACGAATACGGCCTGGGGATGGTGCTGGCGCTGGGCGAGGCGCGGCAGTGCTTCCGGTGGATTCCACCGGGGCGGTTTTTGATGGGGTCGCCGGAGGATGAGCCGGAGCGGTTTGATAACGAAACCCAGCATGTTGTCATCCTTTCACGGGGATATTGGCTAGCGGATACAAGTTGCACTCAAAACCTATGGCAGGCAGTGGTTGGCAGCAACAATAGTCGCTTTAGAAATGATTTTACTAAACCCGTAGAAAGAGTTAGCTGGGAAGAAGTTAAAACTTTTATTTCTAAACTGAACCAGATCGTACCAAATTTAGTGGCACGCTTGCCAACCGAATCAGAATGGGAATATGCCTGCCGCGCTGGAACAAGCACATCATTTACGTTCGGTAATAATATTACTCCAGAAGAAGTTAACTATAACGGGAAATTCCCCTATGCGGGTGGAGGAGAAGGAATGTTTCGAGATAAAACCGTACCAGTAAAGTCTTTACCCCCAAATATATGGGGACTTTATGAAATGCACGGCAACATTTGGGAATGGTGCGCGGATTGGTATAGCAATTATCCCAATGGCGAGATAATTGATCCTTTTGGTCCCCCTCAAGGAACCCATCGTACACTGCGCGGTGGCTCTTGGATTGATGATGGCGGCCATGCGCGTTCTGCCTGCCGGGGTAAAAACCTTCCCGGCGATCACAGCGATCTTATTGGTTTCCGGCTGGCCCTAGGTTGA